CCCAGCCTTCAGGGAGACTCTGGCTCCGTAAACCACCCGGCTATACAGGTCACGAACATTGCCATCGACGCCGAAGTAGTGTTCAGGATCCTCTGGATCGCACTGGAACCAGCGAATCACCGGCCAGGAAGGCAATGAATTCGCTGCATGGATGCAGGGTGGGGATCGCCGCCTGACGTCTTCCTTACCGATCAATACCTCATTGGGATCGTGAGTCGCTATTACCGGGGCAAAGACAGCCACCAGGATCAAAAATATGATGGTGACCAGGCCGACCTGTCCGGAACGGCGACGTGTGACCAGGTCTCGGCCGGCTTCAGCCCAGAGACCCCGGCTTTTTCGCTTGGGTGCCGCCAGGTCCACTGGAGGGGATGAAGCAGTGTCTTGTGTCGTCATGAAAGCTCCAACGACTAGCCTAAACGAATGCGCGGGTCCAGGAACCCGTAAAGAATATCGACAACCAGGTTGATGATCAGGAAGCCGACCGCCGTTACCAGCGTGAAGCCCTGGATAACAGCATAATCCCGGGCCAATATGGAGTCGAACAGAATGCGACCCACGCCGGAGAAACCGAAAATGGTCTCGGTCAATACAGCGCCACTCAATAGAAAACCGAGGGAAAGACCAATAATCGTAACCACCGGCAGCAACGCGTTGCGCAGGGCATGTTGTATCAAAACGACCCGTTCAGAGAGGCCTTTGGCCCTCGCCGTGCGGGTGTAGTCCGATCCGATAACTTCAAGCAGACTTGAGCGAGTGAGGCGGGCGATGATTGCCAGGGGAATCGTGCCCAACGCAACTGCAGGCAAGATCAGGTGCTTGAAACTATCCAACAGGAGCTCACCGTTGAGGGTCACAACAGCATTAAAAAGATAGAGGTTACTCAAGAATTCCATTGGCGTATAGAGCGCATCACCCTCCTGGATGTTTAGCTTTTCCGCCAGGGAGGGCACACTCATTCCTGCCGACAGACGCCCCGAGGGCGCCAGGGCAAATGGCGTATCCTTCAAAACAATCGCGAAGATATAGGCCAACAACAGCCCCAGTACAAACACAGGAATCGATACGCCCAGGTTCGCACCCATCATGGTGAGCACGTCAATAGAGGAGTTCTGGTTTTTTGCACTGACGATGCCAAGAAACATGCCAACGGTGATGGCGATAAACATGGCGCTCATTGCCAGTTC
This is a stretch of genomic DNA from Chloroflexota bacterium. It encodes these proteins:
- a CDS encoding ABC transporter permease, translated to MFKYLMQRIIAAIPVMVGILFVTFALARLLPGDPCVAMLGERANEETCSAFNERYGLDKPMITQFLIYFNDVLHGDLGISFRYGKPVTELVIERLPVTVELAMSAMFIAITVGMFLGIVSAKNQNSSIDVLTMMGANLGVSIPVFVLGLLLAYIFAIVLKDTPFALAPSGRLSAGMSVPSLAEKLNIQEGDALYTPMEFLSNLYLFNAVVTLNGELLLDSFKHLILPAVALGTIPLAIIARLTRSSLLEVIGSDYTRTARAKGLSERVVLIQHALRNALLPVVTIIGLSLGFLLSGAVLTETIFGFSGVGRILFDSILARDYAVIQGFTLVTAVGFLIINLVVDILYGFLDPRIRLG